Within bacterium, the genomic segment TTCCAGTTCGGCACCAGGCTGGCTTTGCGGCCTGGGATTCTGGTGATGACAGTCGGCACTTGATTGCTCCGGAAGTGTTGCGAAAGTGATATGCAAAACTCAATGCACAAGTGGATCATTGCGTGCATCGAGGCTCAACCGAAAACGGAACGACACGTTTCGGCCTTGACGGGCGCTCACATTCGGGCGGAGAGGTAAGTCACCGGCTTGCAACGATGCAGGCCGGTATCCATCTTCTTCCCTCGGGAGGTCTAAGCCGTACCACGAATGATCGAATCGAGCACCATTGAGGTCACAAAGGCGCGGGTAGCGCACGCGCCAGAAATCCATCGCCTGATTTCGTATTGGGCGGAGCGCACGCCTGTACTGCCGAAGTCGCTGGGCCAAGTCTACGAGACGCTGCGAGAGTTCGTCGTGGCGATCGAGGACGGCCGCGTGGTGGGTTGCGCCGCCATGCACATCGACTGGGCAGACCTGGCGGAGATTCGATCGGTCGCGGTGGCTGCCGACCGCCAGAGCGCCGGCATTGGCCGACGCCTTATAGACGCCCTGATCGCCGAAGCGGGCGAGCTTGGTGTCGAGAAAGTCTTCTGTCTGACGGACAAGCCGGAGTACTTCGCACGCCTTGGTTTCGGCGCCGTCGACAAGGCCGACCTGCCGCACAAGGTCTGGCGCGATTGCGTGCATTGCCCGATCTTCACGCAATGCACCGAAGTCGCGATGGGTCGTGCTGTGGGGACGGAGTAGGCTTACTCGACCGGCGGCCGTTCCAGAATCAATACCAGCACATCATCCTGCCACTCGGTCTCGCCCTTGTGGGTCTCGACGCTGCTGACCAAGAACTCGCCTGCGTCTTCCAACTCCAGACTGGTCGTCACGGCGATCAGGCCAGGGAACTGCGCCAGGCCGAATGGCTCGCCCTGCTCATCGCGTTGTTGCCAGATGCCGTTCGTGAACAGGAACAGCCGCGCACCGGTCTCGAGCATCGTCTGCGATTGTTCGTACTCTCCACTCTCGAAAACGCCGAGCGGAGGTCCGCCCGCGACAACGATCTCCTCGGGCGCCTCTGCGCCGGGGCGAGTGCTCCACGGATTCGCATGACCCGCAGTCGCGTGTGTCAGGCGGCCGGTCGACGGTTCCAGTACACCGACGTAGCACGTGATCAGGTCGTCGGTGCCGAGGGCTTCGAGCAGGACATTGTTTGCAGCGACAAGGGCCGCGGCGGGACCCTCTCCGGATCGCAGACTCGAAGAAACAGCCGTGCGCAGCATCGCGGCGTGGACCGTTGCGTCGGCGCCATGACCGCTGACGTCGGCCAGGATTACGGCCAATCGCTCGCCGTCGAGCGGTAAGACCTCCGCATAGTCACCGCCGCTCTTTCCGCAGGGGACCTGGCGCATGCAGAAGTGAATTCCTTCCAACTGCGGCATTTCGCCGGAACCGATCCGTGCCTGCGCGGCGACCATCCGCTCGCGTTCGCGTGTTAGTTCCGCGGCCGTCTCGGCCAATCGGTCGTGCGTGTTCTTGGCGCTCAAGTACGCCCGGATGCGGTTGGCAAAAAGCCGCGGGTGAATCGGTCGCGAGACCACATCGTTCGCGCCGGCATCCAGGAACGGGTCGGCAACGTCGCCCTGGCCCGCGGGATAGACGATCAGGATCGGCAGGAATCGCGTCGGGCGCAGGCTGAATCGCAACTCGCGCAGAACCGTCTGGCAATCGATGGACTTGGCCGCCGGATCCAGCAGGATCAGATCGACGCGCTCGCGATCGACACGATGGAGTACGTCCTCGCTGGAGAATGCTGGAATGGGCACCCATCCGTTGTCCTCGATCAACGAGCGGATCAGCGGACCTTCCGTTTCGGCCAGATCCAGGTAGAGGATGCGATGCTCGTCGTGATGGGTCGTCGTGGTCACTGCCGGCCCCAGTGAGAGAAGTCAGACGTCGTCGGTAAGTCCAAAAATGGGCAGAAGGCGCATCATCGAGAGCACCTGGTGGACACGTGGCGAGGGCTGCGCGATTTCGATTCCGATGCCTTTGCTGCGCAGGTGCGCGCGCAGGCCAACCAACACGCCAACACCGCTTGTATCAATGAACGGCGTCTCCGCCATGTGGAGCACGACCTTGTTGGGTTCCTTCGCCGCGGATTCCAGCACCATATCCCGCAGATCCGAGCAGGTGTCGGCCACCAGCTCTCCCATGATCCGCACCTGGAGAGTATCCTTATTGCCTTCAACGACCAGTTCCACGGCTGACTCCCGCGCAAAGATGGATTGCATGATCGAGCTACCCATAGACGGGCCGCCAAGGGGGATGCGAGTCGAATCTTCGCTCGATTCTACTCCTTCAGTCGTTTCTCCCAGGCCAGCATTTGATCCCGCAGGGCCGCCGCCAGCTCGAAATCCAGTTCCTGTGCCGCGGCTTTCATCTTCTTCCGGATTTCCTCGATGCGTCGACGGATGTCCGCCTTGGTCAAATACTCGCTCTCGGCCTCAGCAGCGATCATGGCGGATTCGCCCGGTTCCTCCGTGATGTAGGACGTTTCAATGATCCGGGCGAGCCGCTTGCGAATCGTCTGTGGCGTGATGCCGTTCGCCTCATTGTGAGCCTGTTGAATCTCGCGTCGACGATTCGTCTCGTCGATGCACTCCCGGATCGAGTCTGTTTCCCTGTCCGCGTACATGATCACGGTGCCGTCGACGTTTCGTGCCGCGCGGCCGACGGTTTGGATCAGTGAACGCGCCGACCGCAGGAATCCTTCTTTGTCGGCGTCGAGAATCGCGACGAGCGAAACCTCCGGCAGGTCGAGGCCCTCGCGCAGCAGATTGATGCCGACAAGCACTTCGATCTCTCCTGAGCGCAATTGTCCGATGATTTCCACGCGCTCCAGCACCTTAACATCGCTGTGCATGTAGCGGACCTTCAGACCCTGCTCACCGAGGTACTCGGTCAGTTCCTCGGCGAAGCGTTTGGTCAGCGTCGTGACCAGGACGCGCTCGTTCTTCTTTGCGCGAGTGCGCGCTTCGTCCAGTAGGTCCTGCACCTGGTGCTCCACGGGGCGAATAATGATCTGCGGATCGAGCAATCCCGTCGGACGGATGATCTGCTCGACGATGATTCCGCCTGCGCGCTCCAACTCGTAGTCTGCGGGCGTGGCACTGATGAAAATCAACTGGCCGACGCGCCGCTCGAATTCCTCGAATCGGAGCGGGCGATTGTCCAGCGCCGACGGAAGGCGGAAGCCGTGATTAACCAGGACTTCCTTGCGGCTGCGATCGCCGGCGTACATCGCGCGCAATTGCGGTACCGCGATGTGGCTCTCGTCGATGAACATCAGGAAGTCTTCAGGGAAGTAATCGAGCAGCGTGTAAGGCGGCTCGCCGACCGTGCGTCCCGACAGGTGCCGCGAGTAATTCTCGATCCCCGGGCACGAGCCCATCTCCCGCATCATCTCGATGTCGTATTCCGTGCGCTGCTTCAGCCGTTGATATTCCAGGAGGCGGTTCTCGTCTTCCAGGAAGCGCAATCGCTCGACCAACTCCTCCTGGATCTTGACGATCGCACCCTGCAGCGTCTCCTCGCTCGTCGCATACACCGTGGTGGGGTAGATCGCCGCGCGCTTCAGGCGTTGCAGGCGCTCGCCGGTCAGCGGATCGATCTCGAAGATCGCTTCGATCTCATCCCCGAAGAACTCGATGCGAAGCGCACTCCGCTCTTCGTACGCCGGGAAGATGTCGACGATGTCGCCGCGCACGCGGAACGACCCGCGATAGAAATCCATCTCGTCGCGCCGGTATTGCAGGCTGACGATTTCGCGCAGCAACTCGTCCCGCTCGTAGACATCGCCCTCGCGGATGAACAGGCACATCGAGTGGAATTCCGCCGGCGAACCGATGCCGTAAATGCACGAGACGCTCGCGACCACGATGACATCTCGCCGCTCGAGCAGCGACTTCGTGGCACTCAGCCGCAGCTTATCCAACTCATCGTTAATCGACGAGTCCTTCTCGATGTAAGTATCCGTGCTTGGGATGTAGGCTTCGGGCTGATAGTAGTCGT encodes:
- a CDS encoding N-acetyltransferase; its protein translation is MIESSTIEVTKARVAHAPEIHRLISYWAERTPVLPKSLGQVYETLREFVVAIEDGRVVGCAAMHIDWADLAEIRSVAVAADRQSAGIGRRLIDALIAEAGELGVEKVFCLTDKPEYFARLGFGAVDKADLPHKVWRDCVHCPIFTQCTEVAMGRAVGTE
- a CDS encoding SpoIIE family protein phosphatase, with the protein product MTTTTHHDEHRILYLDLAETEGPLIRSLIEDNGWVPIPAFSSEDVLHRVDRERVDLILLDPAAKSIDCQTVLRELRFSLRPTRFLPILIVYPAGQGDVADPFLDAGANDVVSRPIHPRLFANRIRAYLSAKNTHDRLAETAAELTRERERMVAAQARIGSGEMPQLEGIHFCMRQVPCGKSGGDYAEVLPLDGERLAVILADVSGHGADATVHAAMLRTAVSSSLRSGEGPAAALVAANNVLLEALGTDDLITCYVGVLEPSTGRLTHATAGHANPWSTRPGAEAPEEIVVAGGPPLGVFESGEYEQSQTMLETGARLFLFTNGIWQQRDEQGEPFGLAQFPGLIAVTTSLELEDAGEFLVSSVETHKGETEWQDDVLVLILERPPVE
- a CDS encoding STAS domain-containing protein → MELVVEGNKDTLQVRIMGELVADTCSDLRDMVLESAAKEPNKVVLHMAETPFIDTSGVGVLVGLRAHLRSKGIGIEIAQPSPRVHQVLSMMRLLPIFGLTDDV
- the uvrB gene encoding excinuclease ABC subunit UvrB, which translates into the protein MNTAPAAQPWTGRRPAAADAPREDNPFELESEFSPAGDQPEAIKKLVGGLANGLPAQVLLGATGTGKTFTAAQVISIVNRPTLVLAPNKTLAAQLYREFKDLFPKNAVEYFVSYYDYYQPEAYIPSTDTYIEKDSSINDELDKLRLSATKSLLERRDVIVVASVSCIYGIGSPAEFHSMCLFIREGDVYERDELLREIVSLQYRRDEMDFYRGSFRVRGDIVDIFPAYEERSALRIEFFGDEIEAIFEIDPLTGERLQRLKRAAIYPTTVYATSEETLQGAIVKIQEELVERLRFLEDENRLLEYQRLKQRTEYDIEMMREMGSCPGIENYSRHLSGRTVGEPPYTLLDYFPEDFLMFIDESHIAVPQLRAMYAGDRSRKEVLVNHGFRLPSALDNRPLRFEEFERRVGQLIFISATPADYELERAGGIIVEQIIRPTGLLDPQIIIRPVEHQVQDLLDEARTRAKKNERVLVTTLTKRFAEELTEYLGEQGLKVRYMHSDVKVLERVEIIGQLRSGEIEVLVGINLLREGLDLPEVSLVAILDADKEGFLRSARSLIQTVGRAARNVDGTVIMYADRETDSIRECIDETNRRREIQQAHNEANGITPQTIRKRLARIIETSYITEEPGESAMIAAEAESEYLTKADIRRRIEEIRKKMKAAAQELDFELAAALRDQMLAWEKRLKE